The following proteins are encoded in a genomic region of Thiomicrospira sp. R3:
- a CDS encoding DsrE family protein — protein sequence MKKINYLAFGVMLLALFALPLKAADEGAKVVYHVDFSDVTRYSATLTSINNIMNAYENELMEADVHLVLVGHGLRFATDDALKGTPYEHGADLLERRDELKGRLDALMNSRGVKVKLCDHTRNEINLDPAKIYEGIELVGSGVFDIAILQSQGYAYLKVQ from the coding sequence ATGAAAAAGATAAATTATTTAGCCTTTGGCGTTATGCTGTTGGCGTTATTTGCGTTACCACTAAAAGCGGCTGATGAAGGTGCAAAAGTGGTGTATCACGTTGATTTTAGCGACGTGACGCGCTACTCTGCGACACTTACATCCATTAATAACATTATGAATGCCTACGAAAACGAACTCATGGAAGCCGATGTTCATTTAGTTTTAGTCGGCCACGGCTTACGTTTTGCCACTGATGATGCGCTTAAAGGCACACCTTATGAACACGGTGCCGACTTATTAGAGCGTCGTGATGAGCTTAAAGGTCGGTTGGATGCATTAATGAATTCGCGCGGTGTGAAGGTCAAGCTTTGCGACCATACCCGCAACGAAATCAACCTTGACCCGGCTAAGATTTATGAAGGTATTGAGTTAGTTGGCTCAGGCGTGTTTGACATTGCTATCTTACAAAGCCAAGGCTATGCCTATTTAAAAGTCCAGTAA
- a CDS encoding sensor domain-containing diguanylate cyclase, which translates to MAHTDQTLNSQLEAIANAMPDPIFIMGQDGTYLDIIGGNERSLYADGHALMGKTYQQVLPEKMAMRFLNVVHKAIKTQRLQEIEYQLANDQVQGIEPIGPQGGQWYEARVYPLDTDAYGQPAVIWLAINITSRKHMEEQIEHLSKNDALTGFYNRDFFLGLSDEFINQAKLNNNPISLIKIDLDCFKNITDGYGHELGDKAMLGAAHAIQATLGELGHIGRLSCDQFMVILPDVKAVDAFRIAKLAQEKIAGHKIRLDNKQMTCLTSQAGVTELRAADEDSRILFNRVNEAIAQLRGSREITKIL; encoded by the coding sequence ATGGCACATACAGATCAAACCTTAAATTCTCAACTAGAAGCCATAGCTAATGCCATGCCCGACCCGATTTTTATTATGGGCCAGGATGGTACCTACTTGGATATAATCGGTGGCAATGAGCGCAGCCTTTACGCAGACGGTCACGCTTTAATGGGTAAAACCTATCAACAGGTTTTACCTGAAAAAATGGCGATGCGATTTTTGAATGTGGTACATAAGGCCATTAAAACCCAACGCCTACAAGAAATTGAGTATCAACTCGCTAATGATCAAGTTCAGGGAATTGAACCTATTGGACCTCAGGGGGGGCAGTGGTACGAAGCGCGCGTTTATCCGTTAGATACCGATGCTTATGGTCAGCCCGCAGTAATCTGGCTGGCAATTAACATCACTTCTCGCAAACATATGGAAGAACAAATTGAACATCTGTCAAAAAACGATGCCCTAACCGGGTTTTATAACCGCGACTTTTTTCTTGGGTTGAGTGACGAATTTATCAACCAGGCTAAACTCAATAACAACCCCATATCCTTAATAAAAATCGACCTAGATTGTTTTAAAAACATTACCGATGGCTATGGTCATGAACTAGGCGATAAAGCCATGTTGGGCGCTGCGCATGCGATACAGGCAACACTAGGCGAACTGGGACATATAGGCCGTTTAAGCTGTGATCAATTTATGGTCATTTTACCTGATGTTAAGGCGGTCGATGCTTTTCGCATTGCTAAATTAGCGCAAGAAAAAATAGCTGGGCACAAAATTCGACTGGATAACAAACAAATGACTTGCTTAACCAGTCAAGCGGGCGTGACGGAACTTCGTGCAGCTGACGAAGATAGTCGCATTTTGTTCAACCGAGTGAATGAAGCCATTGCCCAACTTCGTGGCAGTCGTGAAATCACTAAAATACTCTAA
- the ettA gene encoding energy-dependent translational throttle protein EttA has translation MAQFVYTMNRVGKVVPPSKYILKDISLSFFPGAKIGVLGLNGSGKSTLLRIMAGIDTDIVGEARPQPGIKIGYLPQEPQLDPTKDVRGNVEEAVAEVKQALANLDAIYAAYAEPDADFDKLAQKQAEIEDIIQAMDGHNLDRSLEIAADALRLPAWDADVTTLSGGERRRVALCRLLLSKPDMLLLDEPTNHLDAESIAWLERFLLEFPGTVVAITHDRYFLDNAAQWILELDRGQGIPYEGNYSSWLEQKEQRLMQESKQDAARLRTIKHELEWVRANPKGRHAKSKARMARFDELSSVETQKRNETNEIFIPVAERLGEKVIEVNNMSKGFGDRLLIDDLSFRLPQGGIVGIIGPNGAGKSTLFKMLTGQEKPDSGEIVFGETVKLSYVDQSRDALDDSKTVWEEISGGDESFIVGNFEVNSRAYCSRFNFKGGDQQKRIGELSGGERNRVHLAKTLRKGANVLLLDEPTNDLDVETLRALEEALLEYAGCAVVISHDRWFLDRIATHMLAFEGDSHVEWFEGNFSDYEADYKRRKGADANQPRRIKYKPISKK, from the coding sequence ATGGCTCAATTTGTCTACACCATGAACCGCGTTGGAAAAGTGGTTCCCCCGTCTAAATATATTCTAAAAGACATCTCTTTATCGTTTTTTCCTGGTGCCAAGATCGGCGTACTCGGCCTAAATGGTTCAGGTAAATCAACTCTTTTACGCATTATGGCTGGTATCGATACCGATATAGTGGGTGAAGCCCGCCCTCAACCGGGCATAAAGATTGGCTACTTGCCACAAGAACCCCAATTGGACCCAACCAAGGATGTTCGCGGCAACGTTGAAGAAGCCGTTGCCGAGGTAAAGCAAGCCCTAGCGAACCTTGATGCCATTTATGCCGCTTATGCAGAACCGGATGCGGATTTTGATAAGCTTGCGCAAAAACAAGCAGAAATCGAAGATATCATTCAAGCGATGGATGGACATAACCTTGATCGTAGCTTAGAAATAGCGGCTGATGCCCTTCGCCTCCCTGCATGGGATGCAGATGTAACCACCCTATCCGGGGGTGAGCGTCGTCGCGTGGCCTTATGTCGTTTATTACTTTCTAAGCCAGATATGCTCTTGCTTGACGAGCCAACCAACCACCTTGATGCAGAATCGATTGCTTGGCTAGAACGCTTTTTACTTGAGTTCCCAGGAACAGTAGTAGCCATTACCCACGATCGCTACTTCCTCGATAATGCCGCACAATGGATTTTGGAGCTCGATCGCGGTCAAGGCATTCCTTATGAAGGCAACTACTCATCTTGGCTGGAGCAAAAAGAACAACGCTTAATGCAAGAGTCGAAACAAGACGCGGCACGTTTACGCACCATTAAACACGAACTTGAATGGGTGCGAGCAAATCCAAAAGGCCGCCATGCCAAATCGAAAGCACGTATGGCGCGCTTTGATGAGCTCAGCAGTGTCGAAACCCAAAAACGTAACGAAACCAATGAAATCTTTATCCCTGTGGCCGAGCGATTGGGTGAAAAAGTCATTGAAGTGAATAATATGTCAAAAGGCTTTGGTGATCGCTTGCTGATTGATGATTTAAGCTTCCGCCTTCCGCAAGGCGGCATTGTCGGCATTATTGGCCCGAACGGTGCGGGTAAATCCACCCTATTCAAAATGCTAACCGGTCAGGAGAAACCGGATAGCGGTGAAATCGTTTTTGGTGAAACAGTTAAACTTTCGTATGTCGATCAAAGCCGTGATGCGTTAGATGACAGTAAAACCGTTTGGGAAGAAATATCAGGGGGCGACGAAAGCTTTATAGTCGGCAACTTTGAAGTTAATTCTCGTGCCTATTGCTCGCGCTTTAACTTTAAAGGCGGCGATCAGCAAAAACGCATTGGCGAATTATCAGGGGGCGAGCGTAATCGCGTCCACCTGGCGAAAACGCTGCGCAAAGGCGCCAACGTATTGTTACTTGACGAACCCACCAACGACTTGGACGTTGAAACCTTACGTGCACTAGAAGAAGCCCTACTAGAATACGCGGGCTGTGCGGTGGTTATTTCGCATGATCGCTGGTTCTTAGACCGTATCGCTACCCATATGTTAGCGTTTGAAGGCGACTCACATGTTGAATGGTTTGAAGGTAACTTCTCGGATTATGAAGCCGACTACAAACGGCGAAAAGGTGCGGATGCCAACCAGCCGCGCCGGATTAAATACAAGCCAATTTCCAAAAAATAA
- the glyA gene encoding serine hydroxymethyltransferase yields the protein MFDKTMTIAGYDDDIAKAMAAEAQRQEDHIELIASENYTSPRVMEAQGSVLTNKYAEGYPYKRYYGGCEHVDVVEALAIERAKQLFGADYANVQPHSGSQANAPVFMALLEPGDTVLGMSLAHGGHLTHGSKVNFSGKIYNAVQYGLNPETGEIDYDEAQRLATEHKPKLVIAGFSAYSQVVDWQRFREIADSVGAYFLVDMAHVAGLVAAGLYPNPVQIADVTTTTTHKTLRGPRGGLILAKANPEIEKKLNSLVFPGTQGGPLMHVIAAKAVAFKEAMEPEFKTYAAQVIKNAQVMAEVFMARGLDVVSGGTQNHLFLVSLIEKGLTGKLVDAALGAAHITINKNSVPNDPMSPFVTSGIRIGTAAATTRGFGEQACCDLAGWMCDVVDACDQSTESWDENVIAQVRAKVSAVCAAHPVYK from the coding sequence ATGTTTGATAAAACCATGACAATCGCTGGCTATGATGATGATATCGCAAAAGCGATGGCGGCTGAAGCCCAGCGCCAGGAAGATCATATTGAATTGATCGCTTCTGAAAACTATACCAGTCCGCGTGTTATGGAAGCGCAAGGCTCTGTGCTAACCAATAAGTATGCTGAAGGCTATCCTTATAAACGTTATTATGGCGGTTGTGAGCATGTTGATGTCGTCGAAGCTTTAGCGATTGAGCGTGCTAAGCAGTTATTCGGTGCCGATTACGCCAATGTGCAGCCTCACTCAGGTTCACAAGCTAATGCACCGGTATTTATGGCGTTACTAGAGCCAGGCGATACGGTCTTAGGCATGAGCTTGGCTCATGGTGGCCACTTAACTCACGGTTCAAAAGTCAATTTTTCTGGCAAAATCTATAATGCGGTTCAATACGGTCTGAATCCAGAAACCGGTGAAATTGATTATGATGAAGCGCAAAGATTGGCGACAGAGCATAAGCCAAAATTGGTGATTGCTGGTTTTTCTGCTTATTCTCAAGTTGTTGATTGGCAACGTTTCCGTGAAATTGCTGACAGCGTGGGTGCTTATTTTTTAGTGGATATGGCACACGTAGCAGGCCTGGTTGCGGCTGGCTTGTATCCTAATCCGGTGCAGATTGCTGATGTGACCACAACCACAACCCATAAAACTTTGCGCGGTCCACGCGGCGGTTTGATTTTGGCGAAAGCGAATCCGGAAATCGAAAAGAAACTAAACTCGTTAGTTTTTCCAGGTACGCAAGGCGGCCCATTAATGCATGTGATTGCAGCAAAAGCAGTGGCATTTAAAGAAGCGATGGAGCCTGAGTTTAAAACCTATGCGGCGCAAGTGATTAAAAATGCTCAAGTCATGGCGGAAGTTTTTATGGCGCGCGGCTTGGATGTGGTATCAGGTGGCACTCAGAATCACCTGTTCTTAGTAAGCTTAATTGAAAAAGGTTTGACAGGTAAGTTGGTTGATGCCGCGTTAGGTGCTGCACATATTACGATTAACAAAAACTCGGTACCCAATGATCCTATGTCGCCATTTGTTACCAGTGGTATTCGTATTGGCACCGCCGCAGCGACGACTCGTGGTTTTGGTGAGCAGGCGTGCTGTGACTTGGCGGGTTGGATGTGTGACGTGGTTGATGCGTGTGATCAGTCCACTGAAAGCTGGGATGAAAACGTGATTGCACAAGTTCGTGCTAAAGTCAGCGCAGTATGTGCTGCGCATCCAGTCTATAAATAA
- the nrdR gene encoding transcriptional regulator NrdR, which translates to MYCPFCNAPDTKVIDSRLSTEGAQVRRRRECQECGERFTTYENVELSLPRVVKSDGNREKFDEDKLRRGLVKALEKRPVASESIDKIVNQIVKSMMADGAREVPSSQLGEWIMQALREVDQVAYVRFASVYRSFQDVNAFREEIEKLVQATAAKTDRG; encoded by the coding sequence ATGTATTGTCCCTTCTGTAACGCACCGGATACCAAGGTCATTGATTCGCGTCTTTCGACCGAGGGTGCCCAGGTGCGTCGTCGTCGCGAATGTCAGGAATGCGGCGAACGTTTTACAACCTATGAAAACGTTGAATTATCTCTACCACGTGTTGTTAAATCTGACGGCAATCGTGAAAAATTTGATGAAGATAAATTACGCCGTGGGCTTGTTAAGGCTCTGGAAAAGCGACCTGTTGCCAGTGAAAGTATTGATAAGATTGTCAATCAAATCGTTAAAAGCATGATGGCGGACGGGGCGCGAGAAGTGCCTTCATCGCAATTGGGTGAATGGATTATGCAAGCCTTGCGCGAGGTGGATCAAGTTGCCTATGTTCGTTTTGCTTCAGTTTATCGTTCGTTTCAGGATGTGAATGCGTTTCGTGAAGAGATTGAGAAGCTGGTGCAAGCAACCGCTGCAAAAACGGATCGTGGATGA
- the ribD gene encoding bifunctional diaminohydroxyphosphoribosylaminopyrimidine deaminase/5-amino-6-(5-phosphoribosylamino)uracil reductase RibD gives MNTQDHYWMDQALALARKGQYSTRPNPAVGCVIVRDGVRVGQGWHPKAGQPHAEVFALREAGERAQGATAYVTLEPCSHYGKTPPCADALAAAGVARVVIAMQDPNPQVCGRGSARLLSAGVEVCEGVLANEAAALNQGFIKFMQSQKPFVRLKLASSVDGRTAMASGESIWITGDTARQEVHKLRARHGAIVTGIGTVLADDPSMNVRLADAVKSELGLTEALCHPIRVVLDPNLSMPLNAKMLGLPGRTLLMTSPQTVQTNRSLVDGLLAAGVEVVAVKAQDDLLDLESVLDYLAKEEQVFDVMVESGASVAGAFVEAGLVDELHWFVAPHLMGHRGKPLLVLPQINGMQDRIQLKSESVQQVGEDWHFVFSFEPLAGVNGEV, from the coding sequence ATGAACACTCAAGATCACTATTGGATGGATCAAGCCTTAGCGTTGGCACGAAAAGGCCAGTATAGCACCCGGCCCAATCCTGCGGTCGGTTGTGTAATAGTGCGCGATGGGGTGCGGGTCGGGCAGGGCTGGCATCCTAAGGCAGGGCAGCCTCATGCCGAGGTGTTCGCCTTGCGTGAGGCGGGTGAGCGTGCGCAGGGGGCTACGGCTTATGTCACGCTTGAGCCTTGCTCGCATTATGGCAAAACCCCACCTTGTGCCGATGCGTTAGCGGCCGCAGGGGTTGCACGTGTGGTTATTGCGATGCAAGACCCTAACCCGCAGGTTTGTGGGCGGGGTAGTGCGCGTCTGTTATCAGCGGGTGTTGAAGTATGTGAGGGGGTTCTGGCTAATGAGGCAGCGGCCTTAAATCAAGGATTTATTAAGTTTATGCAATCTCAAAAACCCTTTGTAAGGTTGAAGTTAGCAAGTAGTGTTGATGGGCGTACGGCGATGGCGTCGGGTGAAAGTATTTGGATTACCGGTGATACGGCACGCCAAGAAGTCCATAAGTTGCGTGCACGTCATGGTGCGATTGTAACGGGCATAGGTACGGTTTTAGCCGATGATCCGAGTATGAATGTGCGTTTAGCTGACGCGGTGAAATCAGAACTTGGCTTAACCGAGGCGTTATGTCACCCCATTAGAGTGGTGTTGGATCCTAATTTAAGCATGCCTTTAAATGCAAAAATGTTGGGTTTGCCTGGCAGAACCTTGTTGATGACTTCACCCCAGACAGTTCAAACCAATCGCTCGTTAGTGGATGGTTTGCTTGCTGCCGGCGTTGAGGTTGTTGCGGTTAAAGCGCAAGATGACCTTTTAGATTTGGAAAGTGTGCTGGATTACCTTGCAAAAGAGGAGCAGGTTTTTGATGTCATGGTCGAGTCAGGTGCCTCTGTCGCCGGCGCATTTGTAGAAGCAGGCCTGGTTGATGAACTTCATTGGTTTGTTGCGCCTCATCTTATGGGGCATCGCGGCAAACCCTTGTTGGTGCTGCCACAGATAAATGGGATGCAAGATCGTATTCAATTAAAATCTGAATCGGTTCAGCAGGTCGGTGAAGACTGGCACTTTGTGTTTTCGTTTGAACCCCTAGCTGGCGTAAATGGAGAAGTTTAA
- a CDS encoding riboflavin synthase, whose amino-acid sequence MFTGIIQAQGQIKRIDVRNGDWRLSVAVGSLDMSDVGMGDSIATNGVCLTAVEFTSTHFVADVSAETLKVTTLGQLKIGSKVNLEKALRLQDRLGGHLVSGHVDGVGRVKSISQDARSWRYMIEAPPEIARYIAHKGSVCINGISLTVNQVSGCDFDVNIVPHTRAETTINEWQVGTKVNLEVDLLARYLERLLTGPYAVQASEDDKSVITKDYLVQSGYL is encoded by the coding sequence ATGTTTACTGGGATTATCCAAGCACAGGGCCAAATTAAACGTATTGATGTGCGTAATGGCGATTGGCGGCTAAGTGTTGCAGTAGGTTCGTTGGATATGTCTGATGTGGGTATGGGTGATAGTATTGCAACCAATGGTGTCTGTTTGACTGCTGTTGAGTTTACATCAACCCACTTTGTTGCCGACGTTTCAGCTGAAACGCTAAAGGTTACTACCCTTGGACAGCTTAAAATTGGCAGCAAGGTAAATCTTGAAAAAGCCTTGCGTTTGCAAGACCGTCTTGGTGGTCATTTGGTCAGCGGTCATGTTGATGGTGTGGGTAGGGTTAAGTCGATTAGCCAAGATGCACGTTCATGGCGTTATATGATTGAAGCACCGCCTGAGATTGCGCGTTATATTGCACATAAAGGATCAGTGTGCATTAATGGCATTAGCCTTACGGTTAACCAGGTATCAGGTTGCGATTTTGATGTGAATATTGTGCCGCATACCCGGGCTGAAACCACGATTAACGAATGGCAGGTGGGCACAAAGGTTAACCTAGAAGTTGATTTATTAGCGCGCTATTTGGAGCGTTTGTTGACCGGTCCTTACGCTGTGCAGGCATCAGAAGATGATAAGTCCGTTATTACTAAAGACTATTTAGTTCAATCAGGTTATTTATAA
- the ribBA gene encoding bifunctional 3,4-dihydroxy-2-butanone-4-phosphate synthase/GTP cyclohydrolase II, translated as MELSSIEEILDDYRQGKMVILMDDEDRENEGDLLVPASSVSAQDINFMARYGRGLICLTLTKERCQQLRIPLMVHDNQDPHGTNFTVSIEAAEGVSTGISASDRAVTVLAAVKADAQPSDIVTPGHIFPLMARPGGVLTRAGHTEAGCDLARLAGFEPASVIVEIMNEDGSMARRDDLEAFAQQHGLKLGTVADLIQYRLKNEKTVERISECKLPTDFGDFKLMAYEDALDHKAHFALVYGEIDAQQPTLVRVHMQDTLCDMLGSQRSECGWPLRAAMQQIAQAGSGVIVVLRKNEEASELLDRIAYYQMTDRGVKMPETKVEDDAKTFGLGAQILADLGVKHLRVIGSHWKLNALSGFGLEITEYIDKQN; from the coding sequence ATGGAACTAAGCTCAATCGAAGAAATTTTAGACGATTACCGCCAGGGTAAGATGGTCATTTTAATGGATGATGAGGACCGCGAAAACGAAGGCGATTTGTTGGTGCCTGCGAGTAGCGTTAGCGCTCAGGATATTAACTTTATGGCGCGTTATGGGCGGGGTTTGATTTGTTTAACCTTGACTAAAGAGCGTTGTCAGCAACTGCGTATCCCTCTAATGGTTCATGATAACCAAGATCCACATGGCACTAATTTTACGGTATCGATTGAGGCGGCTGAAGGGGTATCTACTGGGATTTCTGCCAGTGATCGTGCGGTTACTGTTCTCGCAGCTGTGAAAGCCGATGCGCAACCGAGTGATATTGTTACACCTGGGCATATTTTTCCGTTGATGGCCAGGCCTGGTGGTGTGTTAACGCGTGCAGGGCATACAGAAGCAGGCTGCGACTTGGCGCGCTTGGCTGGATTTGAGCCTGCATCCGTAATCGTCGAAATCATGAATGAAGATGGCAGTATGGCGCGTCGTGATGATCTAGAGGCTTTTGCTCAACAACATGGTTTAAAATTAGGTACGGTCGCGGATTTAATTCAATACCGTTTAAAAAATGAAAAAACAGTTGAACGTATTTCAGAGTGTAAATTACCCACGGATTTTGGCGATTTTAAATTAATGGCCTATGAAGATGCACTAGACCATAAAGCGCATTTTGCACTGGTGTATGGGGAAATTGATGCCCAGCAACCGACTTTGGTGCGTGTTCATATGCAAGATACCCTGTGTGATATGTTAGGTTCGCAGCGCTCGGAATGTGGTTGGCCTTTACGTGCTGCGATGCAACAAATTGCTCAAGCTGGCTCCGGAGTGATTGTTGTGTTGCGTAAAAATGAGGAAGCCAGTGAACTATTAGACCGGATTGCGTATTATCAAATGACCGATCGCGGTGTTAAAATGCCGGAGACTAAGGTTGAGGATGACGCCAAAACATTCGGTTTAGGGGCGCAAATTTTAGCTGATTTAGGGGTTAAGCACTTGCGCGTGATAGGCTCGCATTGGAAGTTGAATGCATTGAGTGGCTTTGGTTTGGAAATTACTGAATACATCGATAAACAAAATTAA
- the ribE gene encoding 6,7-dimethyl-8-ribityllumazine synthase — translation MNTIAGDLVAKDMKIGLVVGRFNSFIVDHLVSGAVDAIKRHGGEDGNIEQVLVPGAFEIPLAAQKMAASGKYDAIVALGAVIRGGTPHFDYVAGECVKGLGQVMLNQNMPVVFGVLTVDSIEQAIERAGTKAGNKGAEAALSAIEMVNVLKQI, via the coding sequence ATGAATACCATTGCTGGGGATTTAGTAGCCAAAGACATGAAAATTGGTTTAGTGGTTGGGCGTTTTAACAGTTTTATCGTTGATCATTTAGTAAGTGGCGCTGTAGATGCAATCAAACGCCACGGGGGGGAGGATGGGAATATCGAACAGGTTTTAGTGCCCGGTGCGTTTGAAATTCCGTTAGCAGCTCAAAAAATGGCTGCGAGTGGAAAGTATGACGCCATTGTTGCTTTAGGTGCGGTTATTCGCGGTGGCACGCCCCATTTTGATTATGTGGCGGGTGAGTGTGTTAAGGGCTTGGGGCAGGTGATGTTGAATCAAAACATGCCAGTAGTTTTTGGTGTGTTGACGGTTGATAGCATTGAGCAGGCGATTGAGCGTGCGGGCACTAAAGCAGGCAATAAGGGTGCAGAAGCCGCACTTTCTGCTATTGAAATGGTTAATGTATTGAAGCAAATTTAA
- the nusB gene encoding transcription antitermination factor NusB, with protein MSDQQTKQPLDDLAYLIKQPSEEVVEPEEIKLSPRSLSRHLALQALYQWMLNQQELYLIEKQFSEEGWLSGCDRNWFRELVREVAAQSEELDAVYVEMLDRSIKMINPVERTIFRIAVYELQTQMQIPYKVVINEAVEMAKTFGAEDAHKYINGVLDKIAKQLRPLEFQAPSAT; from the coding sequence ATGAGCGATCAACAAACTAAACAACCGCTAGATGACTTGGCGTACTTAATTAAGCAGCCATCAGAAGAGGTGGTCGAGCCTGAAGAAATCAAGCTTAGTCCACGAAGCCTGTCCCGGCACTTGGCTTTGCAGGCGCTTTATCAGTGGATGCTGAATCAGCAAGAGTTATATTTAATTGAAAAGCAGTTTTCAGAAGAAGGTTGGTTATCTGGCTGTGACCGTAATTGGTTTCGCGAATTGGTTCGAGAAGTCGCTGCCCAATCTGAAGAATTGGATGCCGTCTATGTTGAGATGCTGGATCGTTCAATAAAAATGATTAATCCGGTTGAGCGTACTATTTTCCGTATTGCTGTGTATGAGTTACAAACTCAAATGCAAATCCCTTACAAGGTCGTCATTAACGAGGCGGTCGAAATGGCTAAAACCTTTGGTGCGGAGGATGCACATAAATACATTAATGGTGTCTTGGATAAAATTGCCAAGCAGCTACGACCACTTGAATTTCAGGCACCTTCAGCGACGTGA